A DNA window from Elusimicrobiota bacterium contains the following coding sequences:
- a CDS encoding antitoxin family protein: MSKVINAIFENGVFRPLSKIAFPEHQKVKLVIEEDEIQTKSIAVVAEKSKSFYFLKNQQEDIYTIRDGEPI, encoded by the coding sequence ATGAGTAAAGTAATCAATGCAATTTTTGAAAACGGCGTTTTTAGACCACTGAGTAAAATTGCTTTTCCAGAACATCAAAAAGTAAAACTTGTTATTGAAGAAGATGAAATCCAGACAAAATCTATAGCAGTTGTCGCTGAAAAAAGCAAAAGTTTTTATTTTCTTAAAAATCAGCAAGAAGATATCTACACAATCAGAGACGGAGAACCCATCTAA
- a CDS encoding type II toxin-antitoxin system PemK/MazF family toxin: MPISKGDIVLVPFPFTNLLSAKVRPSLVISVNNDIDVTVMFISSIVPEHIPEQELLLEQTHPDFLFTGLKKTSVFKTGKILTLERTKILRRLGKVSPSLQKEIDLKLKLAFGLE; the protein is encoded by the coding sequence ATGCCAATCTCAAAAGGTGATATTGTATTAGTCCCATTCCCGTTTACCAATTTATTATCGGCAAAAGTAAGACCATCCCTGGTTATTTCCGTTAATAATGATATTGATGTAACTGTAATGTTTATCTCATCAATTGTGCCCGAACACATACCGGAACAAGAATTATTACTGGAACAAACTCATCCTGATTTTTTATTTACAGGTTTAAAGAAAACATCTGTATTCAAAACCGGCAAAATTCTAACACTTGAAAGAACAAAAATTCTAAGACGATTGGGCAAGGTTTCGCCATCTCTTCAAAAAGAAATAGACCTAAAATTAAAACTCGCATTTGGTTTGGAATAA
- a CDS encoding DUF5674 family protein gives MEIIDNKISKSELAKNFLNYFKTVTKMVVDIEKGIIAVDAELHADLEALLLENGSLQENLWGINLYPYKDKNDFIQYTALINIRPSMDNRSMEIENPEIREKIRNIVDKLIDYDS, from the coding sequence ATGGAAATTATAGACAACAAAATTAGTAAAAGCGAACTTGCAAAAAATTTTTTAAATTATTTCAAAACAGTTACCAAAATGGTTGTTGATATTGAAAAAGGGATAATCGCAGTGGATGCGGAACTTCACGCTGATTTGGAAGCGCTACTTTTGGAAAACGGTTCTTTACAAGAAAACCTGTGGGGAATAAATTTATATCCTTATAAAGATAAAAATGATTTTATACAATACACGGCACTCATAAATATTCGTCCATCTATGGATAATCGCTCTATGGAAATTGAAAATCCGGAAATACGGGAAAAAATCAGAAATATCGTAGACAAACTGATTGACTATGATTCTTAA